GGGTGGCGGACCTGGGCGACGACCCGGGCCTCCCGCAGGGCGCCCGCCGGGTCGGCGCCGGAGTCGAGCGCGAGCGTCTTGACGGCGACCTGGCGTCCGAGCAGCTCGTCGGTGGCCCGCCGGACGACGCCCATGCCGCCCTGGCCGAGCCGCTCGCCGAGGCGGTACCGCCCGCCGATCAGCTCGTGATCGGCCTGTTCCGACCCGTCGTACGCCACCACTCGTTCCCCCAGTCCGCAGGACACGGACATGATGCCGCAGCGCGTCCGGACACGGCGAGGGCCGCACCCCGGTCGGGGTGCGGCCCTCGCGCTACGCGTGCGTGACTCAGAGACTCAGACGGCGAGCTCGACCGTGATGTTGCCGCGGGTCGCCTTGGAGTACGGGCAGACCTGGTGGGCCTTCTCGATCAGGCTCTTGGCGGTCTCGGCGTCCACGTTCGGGATGGTCGCCGAGATCTTGACGATGATGCCGAAGCCGTCGTCGTTCTTGCCGATGCCGACCTGGGCGGTGACCGTCGAGCCGGAGACGTCGGCGTTCTCGTTGCGGGCGACGACGCCGAGGGCGCCCTGGAAGCAGGCGCTGTAGCCGGCCGCGAAGAGCTGCTCGGGGTTGGTGCCCGCGCCGGAGCCGCCCATGGCCTTCGGCGGGTTCACGACGACGTCGAGCTGACCGTCGTCGGTGGCGACGCGGCCGTCACGGCCGTTCTCGGCGGTGGCGACGGCGGTGTACAGGACGTCGGAGTGCTGGATCGACATGCTGTTGTCTTCCTTCTTCGGTTCGCCGCGACTCGCGCCCACGATCGCGACGGCTGAGGGAAGACTAGCGGGTCGCCGAGACGATCATCTTTCCGGTGTTGTCGCCGCGCAGCAGGCCGAGGAAGGCGTCCACGCCGTTCTCGATGCCCTCGACGAAGGTCTCGCGGTGCTTCAGCTCGCCCGAGGCGAGCCAGCCGCCGACCTCCTGGACGAACTGGTTCTGCAGGCCGTAGTGGTCGCCGACGAGGACGCCCTGGAGCCGCAGCCGCTTGCCGATGATCATCGCCATGTTCCGCGGACCGGGGACCGGCTCGGTGTCGTTGTACTGGGCGATCATGCCGCAGATGGTGGCGCGGCCGTGCACGTTGAGCGAGGAGATCGCGGCTTCGAGGTGGTCCCCGCCGACGTTGTCGAAGTAGACGTCGATGCCGTCCGGGGCGGCCTCGCGGAGCTGGTCCTTGACCGGGCCGTTCTTGTAGTTGAAGGCGGCGTCGAAGCCGAGCTCCTCGACGAGGAACTTGACCTTCTCGTCGGAGCCGGCCGAGCCGATGACCCGGGAGGCGCCCTTGAGCTTCGCCATCTGGCCGACCTGGCTGCCGACGGCGCCGGCCGCGCCGGAGACGAAGACGGCGTCGCCCTCCTTGAAGGAGGCGACCTCGAAGAGGCCGGCGTAGGCCGTGAGGCCGGTCATGCCGAGCACGCCGAGGTACGCGGAGAGGGGCGCGAGCGCCGGGTCGACCTTGGTGGCGCCCTTGGCCGGGACGTCGGCGTACTCGCGCCAGCCGAGGCCGTGCAGGACGTGGTCGCCGACGGCGAAGCCCTCGGCGTTGGAGGCGATGACCTCACCGACCGCGCCGCCGTCCATGGGGTGGTCGAGCTGGAAGGGCGGGATGTACGACTTCACGTCGTTCATCCGGCCGCGCATGTACGGGTCGACGGAGAAGTGCAGGTTGCGCACGAGGATGCGGCCCTCGGCCGGCTCGGCGACCGGGGTCTCGCGCAGGGCGAAGTCCGCCGGAACGGGCCAGCCGTGCGGACGGGCGACGAGGTGCCACTCACGGCTGGACGCGGGAAGAACGGACATGAGCACGGCCTCCAGGCAAAGCTTGACATCACAAAAGGTTCACTGACTGAAACAACCATGCGCCTGGATATTTCATGTTGTCAAGTATCTGGGTAGACTGAGTCCCATGGCCACCACACGCACGGACCCCCTGACCCTCGAAGTCGTCGAGCTGATCGGCACGGTCGTGGCGCGCTACTACGAGGAGTACGAGCAGGCGGCCGCGCAGCACGCGCTGACCGGCGCCCAGGCCCGCGTCCTCGGCCTGCTCTCGCTCGATCCGCTGCCGATGCGCCGCATCGCGCAGAAGCTGAAGTGCGAGCCCTCCAACATCACCGGGATCGTCGACCGCCTGGAGGCCCGCGGTCTGGTCGAGCGCAAGCCCGACCCGGACGACCGGCGGGTCAAGCTGGCCGTCCCCACGGACGAGGGCCGGGACACCGCCCGCCGCCTCCGCGAGTCCCTCGACTTCGCGCGCGAACCGCTCGGCGAGCTGACCGAGGCCGAGCGGACCCTGCTGCGGGACCTGCTGAAGCGGATGCTGGGCGTCGACGCGGCGTAAGGCCGGCCCGCGCTACACGCACCACCAGAGGAACCGGGTGCACGTCGGCTCCGGGCTGGGCGTCGGGCTCTGGCTCGGCGTGGGGCCGGTGGTCGACGGCCCGGGCGTACCGGGCGCACCCGAGCCGGTCGGCGCCGGGCCGCTCGCCGTCGGGGACGCGGTCGCGCCGGGCGGGGCGGACGGGGAGGCGGGTCCCGTGGTCGCCGGCGCGGTGGCCGGGGCGCCACCGGTCCCCCGGCCGGCGCCGGAGCCGGCACCCGTGCCCGTACCGGAGCCCGTACCACTACCCGTACCCGAGCCGGATCCCGAGCCGCTGCTCACCTGGCGGGGGCGTGCGGGGACGGAGCTCGGTGCGTCCGTCGCCGGGGCCGGGCTCGTCCCCTCCGGCGTCTCGGAGGGCTCCGCGGGCGTGGGAGGCATCGGGGTCTCGGTGACCTCCAGCTCCTCGACGGCCGTGGCGGCGCCGTCCTGCGGCGGGTCATCGAGGGCGAGCTTCGCCAGGGTCAGCGTCCCGGCCGCGAGGACCAGCCCCACCGTTCCCACCAGGACCGTACGGCCCCGGCGCGAGCGCGAGCCCCTCCCCCGCCGGGCGGTGGAGCGGCCCCGCGAGGCGGCGCGACGCCCGCCGGGGGCGGGGCGCGGCGGTTCGAGGACGTCCAGCTCGAAGACGTGCTCGGGCGCGGGCCGGTCGGGGTCGTCGTGGTCCCCGGACGCCTCCGGGGGGTCGTAGGTCCCGGACGCGTCCGGGGGCACCGGCGCGTCCGGGGGCACCGATGTCCCGGGCGACTCGTAGATCGCGGGGCGCATCGGCTCACCGTAGACGCCGGGGCGGGGCGGCTCGCCGTAGGCCGATTGCCCGTTCGGCGCACCGTAGGCCGCCTGCCCGTTCGGCGCACCGTAGGCCGATTGCCCGTTCGGCGCACCGTAGGCCGCGGGCGCGGGCGGCCCGCCGTACGGCGCCGACTGGTTCTGCCCGCCGTACGGCGCGGCCTGGTTCTGCCCGCCGTACAGCGCGGACTGGTTCGGCGTCTCGTAGACCGCGGGCCGGGTCGGCCCGCCGTAGCTGTGGTCCGGGGTGTGGACCGGTATGTGGGGGGTCTCGTACCGCAGTTCCTCGACGGGAGTCCCGCACCCGGCACAGGCGAGGGCCCCGTTGAGATGCCGCCGGCACGCGTGGCAGTAGTCCATGGGGCCCGCAGGCTATGTCGCCCGGTGCGGCGTCAGGTAGGCGCGGAAGTGAGGATCCTGTGTGGAAACCGCAGGTCGTCGGCGGTGCGCCGCGATTCTCCCGCTTCGGGTGGGATGACCTCCGCCGTGCTCCTCACCCGGAGTGCGGCCGCCGACACGGCCCGCACCGGAGCCCCGGGCGGCGCAGCCCAGCGCGCGCCGCGCCCCGGACGGCCGGACGATGCGAACAGGACCGCGAATCGCGACCCGCCTCGCCCGTGCCAGCACCGCACTCCGGAGGATCCGCCGTGACCGTCAGCCTTGAGCAGCTGCGTCGTTGCCATGTCGCCGTCGACCTGGGTGCCGCCCGCACCCGGGTCTTCGTCAAGGGCGCCGGACTCGTCGTCGACGAGCCGAGCGTCGCCGCAGTCAACACCCGTACCGGAGCGCTGATCGCCGTCGGCGCCCTCGCCGAGAAGATGACCGGCCGCACCCCCGACTACATCCGGGTCGTGCGCCCGGTCTCGGGCGGCACGGTCGTCGACATCGAGATGGCGCAGCGGATGCTCCGTCACCTCCTCGGCGAGAAGCTGCGCCGGCAGCTGCGCCGCAAGCCCCGGCTGCGCGCGGCGGCCTGCACCCCGCACGACAGCGATCCGCTGGCGCAGCGCGCCGCCGTGGAGACCCTCGTCGGTCTCGGGGCGCGCCGGGTCGAGCTGGTCGACACCCTGATCGCGGCGGCCGTGGGCTGCGGGCTTCCCGTCGAGCAGCCGACCGCGACGATGATCCTGGTGTGCGGGGCGGCGACCACGCAGGTCGCGGTGCTCTCGCTCGGCGCGATCGTCACGGCGGAGCGGATGCCGGTCGGCGGCGACGCCATCGACCACGCCGTCATCCAGCACCTGCGCCACCACCACGAGCTGATGCTGCCGAGCCAGTCGGTGCGCCCGCTGCAACTCGCCCTCAGCGGCAACGGCCTGACCACGCAGGGTCCCGCCTGGACGGAGATCCACGGCCGGGACGTCGCCACGGGCCTGGCCCGTTCGGTGACCGTCGACACCGCCGCCGTGCGGGACGCGATCCACACGCCGCTGACGGCGGTCCTCGACGGCATCGGGAAGGTGCTGCGGGACTGCCCGCCGGACCTGGTGGCCGACCTCGCGGACCGCGGGATCATGATGGTCGGCGGCAGCGCCCTGCTGCCGGGGCTCGACCAGATGCTGCGCGAGGCGACCGGGATGCCGGTGCACATCGCGGAACGGCCGGACGTCTGCGCGGTCCTCGGCCTCGGCGCGATGCTGGAGGGCAGGGTCCAGCCGATGGTCCTCGACCCGCTGGCCGAGCGCGACCCGCTCGCCGACGAGGACTGATATCGACCGGAACCGGGGGATTCGTACGACAATGAGACCATGACGATCATGGACGAGGACGCCGAGGCCGAGGACGCGGACACCGAGGACGGCACGAAAGCTCCCCGCCTGCCCATGCTGCTCGAAGCGGTCCTCAGCGTCGGCACGGACCTCGAACTCCGCGCCACCCTCCAGCACATCGTGGACTCCGCCACCGAGCTGACCGGAGCCCGCCACGGGGCGCTCGGGGTCGTCGACCCCGAGCGTCACCGCCTCACCGAGCTCTTCACCTCCGGCATGACGGACGAGGAGCGGCAGCGGATCGGCCGTCCCGACGACCTGACGGCCGATGCGCACCCGGCCGGCGTCACCCGGGACCGGCTCGGTGTCCCGATCCGGGTGCACACCCAGGTCTTCGGCCATCTGTACCTCACCGAGAAGCGCGCGGGCGGCTTCACCGAGGAGGACCTCGCCCTGCTGCGGGTCCTCGCCTCCCAGGCCGGGATCGCCATCGGCAACGCCCGGCTGTACGAGACGGCCCGCAAGCGGGAGCGCTGGATCGAGGGCGCGGCCGCGGTGACCACGGCGCTGCTCACCGGCGCCCCCGCCGAGAACGCCCTGACGACGGTCGCCGAGCGGGCCCGCATCCTCGCCGACGCCTCGGCCGGGGTGGTCCTCCAGCCCACCGAGGAGGGCGGGATGGAGATCGTCGCCGCCTCCACCATGGACGATCCGGGGGACCTGGTCGGCACGACGATCGCGCCCGGCTCCCCCGTCCTGGTCCAACTCCTGGGCGGGGAGCCGGTCTTCATCGAGGACTCGGCGACGGACCCCCGGATGACCACCCCCGTACGGTCCCGTTTCGGGCCGTCGATGATGCTGCCGCTGCAGAGCGGCGGGAAGCTCATCGGCACCCTCGCCCTGCCCCGGCGGCGCGGCGGCGCGCCCTACTCGGCCGTGGACCGGCTGCTCGCCTCGCAGTTCGCCTCGCAGGCGGCGCTCGCGCTGGTCCTCGCGGACGCGCGGCACGACCGGGAGCGGCTCGCGGTCTTCGAGGACCGCGACCGGATCGCACGGGACCTGCACGACCTGGTGGTGCAGCGGCTGTTCGCCACCGAGATGATGCTGGAGTCCACGCGTCGGCGGGCCGCCGGCTCCTCCGACGAGAACCTGCTGCTCGGCCGGGCCGTGGACGAACTGGACTCGACGATCCAGGAGGTCCGCACGACCATCTTCGCCCTCCAGCAGCCGCCCGCGGACGCGCCGGCCTCCTTCCGGGGAC
This is a stretch of genomic DNA from Streptomyces sp. R44. It encodes these proteins:
- a CDS encoding organic hydroperoxide resistance protein, with the translated sequence MSIQHSDVLYTAVATAENGRDGRVATDDGQLDVVVNPPKAMGGSGAGTNPEQLFAAGYSACFQGALGVVARNENADVSGSTVTAQVGIGKNDDGFGIIVKISATIPNVDAETAKSLIEKAHQVCPYSKATRGNITVELAV
- a CDS encoding NADP-dependent oxidoreductase yields the protein MSVLPASSREWHLVARPHGWPVPADFALRETPVAEPAEGRILVRNLHFSVDPYMRGRMNDVKSYIPPFQLDHPMDGGAVGEVIASNAEGFAVGDHVLHGLGWREYADVPAKGATKVDPALAPLSAYLGVLGMTGLTAYAGLFEVASFKEGDAVFVSGAAGAVGSQVGQMAKLKGASRVIGSAGSDEKVKFLVEELGFDAAFNYKNGPVKDQLREAAPDGIDVYFDNVGGDHLEAAISSLNVHGRATICGMIAQYNDTEPVPGPRNMAMIIGKRLRLQGVLVGDHYGLQNQFVQEVGGWLASGELKHRETFVEGIENGVDAFLGLLRGDNTGKMIVSATR
- a CDS encoding MarR family winged helix-turn-helix transcriptional regulator, whose translation is MATTRTDPLTLEVVELIGTVVARYYEEYEQAAAQHALTGAQARVLGLLSLDPLPMRRIAQKLKCEPSNITGIVDRLEARGLVERKPDPDDRRVKLAVPTDEGRDTARRLRESLDFAREPLGELTEAERTLLRDLLKRMLGVDAA
- a CDS encoding rod shape-determining protein, with amino-acid sequence MTVSLEQLRRCHVAVDLGAARTRVFVKGAGLVVDEPSVAAVNTRTGALIAVGALAEKMTGRTPDYIRVVRPVSGGTVVDIEMAQRMLRHLLGEKLRRQLRRKPRLRAAACTPHDSDPLAQRAAVETLVGLGARRVELVDTLIAAAVGCGLPVEQPTATMILVCGAATTQVAVLSLGAIVTAERMPVGGDAIDHAVIQHLRHHHELMLPSQSVRPLQLALSGNGLTTQGPAWTEIHGRDVATGLARSVTVDTAAVRDAIHTPLTAVLDGIGKVLRDCPPDLVADLADRGIMMVGGSALLPGLDQMLREATGMPVHIAERPDVCAVLGLGAMLEGRVQPMVLDPLAERDPLADED
- a CDS encoding GAF domain-containing protein, with protein sequence MDEDAEAEDADTEDGTKAPRLPMLLEAVLSVGTDLELRATLQHIVDSATELTGARHGALGVVDPERHRLTELFTSGMTDEERQRIGRPDDLTADAHPAGVTRDRLGVPIRVHTQVFGHLYLTEKRAGGFTEEDLALLRVLASQAGIAIGNARLYETARKRERWIEGAAAVTTALLTGAPAENALTTVAERARILADASAGVVLQPTEEGGMEIVAASTMDDPGDLVGTTIAPGSPVLVQLLGGEPVFIEDSATDPRMTTPVRSRFGPSMMLPLQSGGKLIGTLALPRRRGGAPYSAVDRLLASQFASQAALALVLADARHDRERLAVFEDRDRIARDLHDLVVQRLFATEMMLESTRRRAAGSSDENLLLGRAVDELDSTIQEVRTTIFALQQPPADAPASFRGRVLCETGGAAALLGFQPSVHFSGAVDTLVDEETADKLLAVLRGALAAAHRRAGVGAITVEVSAGEGGVRLRVEDDGAPPTTVTWP